The Denticeps clupeoides chromosome 5, fDenClu1.1, whole genome shotgun sequence genome includes a region encoding these proteins:
- the cldng gene encoding claudin-like protein ZF-A9, with product MTMGLQILGMVLGVLGGIGAILSCALPQWTVTAFIGNNIVTAQVSWEGLWMSCVVQSTGQMQCKVYDSMLALPQELQASRAILVIAILVTVVAVLAGFAGGKCTNCLANGSGKSRVVLVGGALFIVAGLLCLVPPSWIANRVISDFYNPLVSQSQKKELGAALFISWASAVLLLLGGGLICGSVPKSSPNSNVGQYKFSSESSKVRTSYA from the coding sequence ATGACTATGGGGTTGCAGATCCTGGGTATGGTTTTGGGTGTCCTGGGAGGGATTGGTGCAATTCTGTCCTGCGCCTTGCCCCAGTGGACAGTCACTGCCTTCATCGGGAACAACATTGTAACGGCACAGGTTTCCTGGGAAGGCCTGTGGATGAGCTGTGTGGTGCAGAGCACAGGACAGATGCAATGCAAGGTGTACGACTCCATGCTGGCGCTGCCCCAGGAGCTCCAGGCGTCACGTGCGATCCTCGTCATCGCCATCCTTGTTACGGTGGTGGCCGTGCTTGCTGGGTTTGCTGGGGGGAAGTGCACCAACTGCTTGGCAAACGGTTCGGGAAAGTCCCGCGTTGTGCTAGTCGGAGGTGCGTTATTTATCGTTGCAGGTCTCTTGTGCCTGGTGCCCCCGAGCTGGATTGCCAACAGGGTTATTTCAGACTTCTACAACCCTCTGGTGTCCCAGTCCCAAAAGAAGGAGCTTGGTGCTGCTTTGTTCATCAGCTGGGCCTCTGCTGTGCTCCTGTTGCTTGGTGGTGGCCTCATCTGTGGTTCCGTTCCAAAAAGCAGCCCCAATAGTAACGTGGGACAATACAAGTTTTCGTCTGAGTCCTCAAAAGTTCGCACTTCGTATGCATGA